From Cellulophaga lytica DSM 7489, a single genomic window includes:
- a CDS encoding Calx-beta domain-containing protein, which translates to MKLINVYLVFFFLLFTSLVLGQDTFRDNFSSISYSRNDGNQNFSSNWIESGDNNSAWNGDIRVTGGRLRLRNLDNAFIYRFVPLAGYDSVTLTLDYDARNRGGESLGVYIYNSNTGAWNLVNNINTNNQGSISYTLSAAEVASNPAIIFRSTSGNNWANNDQIFIDNVLFTAVSSPVLEINDVTVNEADGTATFTVRQTVTSVSGSYSVNYSTFNGSATAGADYTARTGTLNFNGNINDSETITIPILEDTTIEGAEDFTIRITSSSNNSIDISDIGTGTIIDNDALVMTDGVTVNSCNDTFFDPGGPSNYSNNEDATYTICPDTADTYVNVDFTAFEVVTGDILYIYDGNSTSAPLIGEYDSANIPSSINSSAVSGCLTFRFTSNGNSTGAGWEAQVNCYPEGPVIEIEDVTIDEDAGVAIFTVTSTRAAHGRNVFLFGFVEAPFTVDYTTVDDTALAGSDYTAVSGTLTFTGELGNVQTISVPITNDGTPEFAENFKIEFTNATAEYATVNYADTGTGTINSQILANDPLTLFQEFDGYYDYSTTGGTLRTGANGASPCTITTSSSNTLISPIPNTGTVERAYLYWAHSSTVRDPDVIFEGQNVSANFLYQTSLTNRNFFGYVSDVTDIVKSVANPSTNVFDFSGLTINNTGDYCNSSTVLGGWALMVFYEDPNLPAVNINLYQGFDGLSNEGTSFTLDSFYAISGTGAKASFLSWEGDPDLNGFSEGSTNPEELSITNQAGQNFVLANDGGQPGNNAYNSTIYDNTVNPTYNISNSYGVDLDTYDISSFISPADSQVTANVDVGQDFVISAAVVIKVPSNLIAGTVFEDVNYPGGVGRNQATANGVGLQGAVVELFDSSGNFIQRKTTDASGYYSFGGMADGDYLIRTVSSTVKSTRGGGFSCSDCYPVQTYRSFGTAGAIQEEPNEVGGKDPTATQDVSLGVINNAQSVSNVSVSGNGVVGIDFGFNFNTIVNTNEDGQGSLNQFIKNSNSLGEATVDIEANSLFDPGAGEDTSIFMIPPTSDALGRTADQNYTGGIFDILISNGNPLEVITGENTIIDGRTQTAYSGNSNFGAEGAGGTSVGVSAIALPGYDRPEIQIHKNNGDVLNTSGNGTVIRNVSVYANNNAGVIISGGQGTVSHSLLGVNAVGANAGNIDYGVEVTGGDATIDSNFITTNSNAGIQIRGGSSVLVQNNHLTENGTGACFDNIFIDGGNNITITQNLIEKAGALGIEVEDVDDVVVLENTIKTSGQNGGNCSGVIENAGIKIDGNNAAITNNIITSNGGAGIVIAGGNTSGNLISRNSIFANGTTSHALGIDLDAGNAVGDGVTINDNGDADSGPNGLANFAVISNAFVSGSNIIVEGWSRPGATIELFLTDINEGTANTGDNSLGMVTDYGEGQVFIGSMVEGSSSDQFPNTSSYSDDDGNNDTTNKFRFVIPKPASVTVGNFVTTTATISNSTSEFSPFVVLKVFNAITNRNITYRIKGN; encoded by the coding sequence ATGAAGTTGATTAATGTATATTTAGTGTTTTTTTTCTTGCTTTTTACTAGCTTGGTATTAGGTCAAGATACTTTTAGAGATAATTTTTCATCTATTTCTTACAGTAGAAACGATGGAAACCAAAACTTTTCTTCAAATTGGATAGAATCTGGTGATAACAATAGTGCTTGGAATGGAGATATTAGGGTAACGGGTGGTAGATTACGACTAAGAAACTTAGATAATGCTTTTATTTATAGGTTTGTTCCTTTAGCAGGTTATGATTCTGTTACGCTTACTTTAGATTATGACGCTCGCAATAGAGGAGGAGAATCATTAGGAGTATATATTTATAATAGTAATACAGGTGCTTGGAATCTTGTAAATAACATAAATACAAATAACCAAGGATCTATTTCATATACTTTGTCTGCTGCAGAAGTTGCATCTAACCCCGCAATTATTTTTAGGTCTACTAGTGGTAATAACTGGGCTAATAATGACCAGATATTTATAGATAATGTTTTGTTTACTGCAGTGTCTAGTCCTGTATTAGAGATAAACGATGTTACGGTTAATGAAGCTGATGGTACTGCTACTTTTACAGTAAGACAAACTGTTACAAGTGTATCAGGTTCATACAGTGTTAATTATTCTACTTTTAATGGTAGTGCAACTGCAGGAGCAGATTATACAGCTAGAACAGGAACCTTAAATTTTAATGGTAATATTAACGATTCTGAGACCATAACAATACCAATTTTAGAAGATACAACTATAGAAGGAGCTGAAGATTTTACAATTAGGATTACAAGTTCCTCTAACAATAGTATAGATATATCAGACATAGGCACAGGTACAATAATAGATAATGATGCCTTGGTGATGACAGATGGAGTTACGGTAAATAGTTGTAACGACACTTTTTTTGATCCAGGTGGTCCATCAAATTATAGTAATAATGAAGATGCCACGTACACAATTTGTCCAGATACAGCAGATACATACGTAAATGTAGATTTTACAGCTTTTGAAGTTGTAACTGGAGATATTTTATACATATATGATGGTAATTCAACAAGTGCACCATTAATTGGTGAATATGATAGTGCTAACATTCCTAGTTCAATAAATTCATCTGCGGTATCTGGTTGTTTAACGTTTAGATTTACATCTAATGGTAATTCAACAGGAGCAGGTTGGGAAGCACAGGTTAATTGTTACCCAGAAGGACCAGTAATAGAAATTGAAGATGTAACTATAGACGAGGATGCAGGTGTTGCAATTTTTACAGTAACATCTACAAGAGCTGCACACGGTAGAAATGTATTTTTATTTGGTTTTGTTGAAGCACCTTTTACGGTAGATTATACAACAGTAGATGATACAGCTTTGGCAGGTAGTGATTATACAGCTGTAAGTGGTACTTTAACCTTTACAGGAGAGCTAGGTAATGTACAAACTATATCTGTACCCATAACTAATGATGGTACACCAGAATTTGCTGAAAATTTTAAAATTGAGTTTACAAATGCTACAGCAGAATACGCTACTGTTAATTATGCAGATACAGGCACGGGTACAATTAATTCACAAATTTTAGCAAATGATCCATTAACTTTATTTCAGGAGTTTGATGGGTATTATGATTATTCTACAACTGGTGGTACTTTAAGAACAGGTGCAAACGGAGCTTCACCTTGTACAATTACTACATCATCTTCTAATACATTAATATCACCTATACCTAATACAGGAACGGTAGAAAGAGCATATTTATATTGGGCTCACTCAAGTACAGTTAGAGATCCAGATGTTATTTTTGAAGGACAAAATGTATCAGCAAATTTCCTATATCAAACATCTTTAACTAATAGAAACTTTTTTGGTTATGTAAGTGATGTAACTGACATTGTTAAAAGTGTAGCAAATCCAAGTACAAATGTTTTTGATTTTAGTGGACTAACTATTAATAATACGGGAGATTACTGTAATTCTAGTACCGTTTTAGGTGGTTGGGCATTAATGGTCTTTTATGAAGATCCAAATTTACCAGCAGTAAATATAAACTTATACCAAGGTTTTGATGGTTTAAGTAATGAAGGAACATCTTTTACATTAGATTCTTTTTATGCTATTTCTGGAACAGGAGCAAAAGCATCATTCTTATCTTGGGAAGGAGATCCAGATTTAAATGGTTTTAGTGAGGGGTCAACAAACCCTGAGGAACTATCTATTACAAACCAAGCAGGTCAAAATTTTGTGTTAGCAAACGATGGTGGTCAGCCTGGTAATAACGCATACAATTCAACAATTTATGATAATACAGTAAATCCAACATACAACATATCAAATTCATATGGAGTAGATTTAGATACGTACGATATTTCTTCATTTATTTCTCCAGCAGATAGCCAAGTAACAGCTAATGTAGATGTGGGTCAAGATTTTGTAATATCAGCAGCTGTTGTTATAAAAGTGCCATCTAACTTAATTGCAGGTACTGTTTTTGAAGATGTAAATTACCCAGGAGGAGTTGGGCGTAACCAGGCAACAGCTAATGGTGTTGGTTTGCAAGGAGCAGTAGTAGAACTTTTTGATTCTTCAGGAAACTTTATTCAGAGAAAAACAACAGATGCATCTGGTTATTACTCCTTTGGTGGTATGGCAGATGGTGATTACCTTATTAGAACAGTTAGTTCTACCGTAAAATCTACTAGAGGAGGAGGTTTTAGCTGTTCAGATTGTTACCCTGTACAAACATATAGATCTTTTGGAACAGCAGGAGCTATACAAGAGGAGCCTAATGAAGTAGGAGGTAAAGATCCAACAGCAACTCAAGATGTTTCTTTAGGTGTTATTAATAATGCTCAAAGTGTATCTAATGTATCTGTTTCGGGTAATGGAGTTGTAGGTATTGATTTTGGTTTTAATTTTAATACAATTGTAAATACAAATGAAGACGGACAAGGGTCTTTAAATCAATTTATAAAAAATTCTAATAGCTTAGGAGAAGCAACTGTGGATATTGAAGCAAATAGTCTTTTTGATCCAGGAGCAGGAGAGGACACATCTATTTTTATGATACCTCCAACATCAGATGCATTAGGAAGAACTGCAGATCAAAATTACACTGGTGGTATTTTTGATATTTTAATATCTAATGGTAATCCTTTAGAGGTAATAACAGGAGAAAACACCATTATAGACGGGCGTACACAAACAGCATATTCTGGAAATTCTAATTTTGGAGCAGAGGGCGCAGGTGGTACATCTGTTGGTGTTTCCGCTATTGCTTTACCAGGATATGATAGACCAGAAATACAAATTCATAAAAATAATGGTGATGTTCTTAATACTTCTGGTAATGGTACTGTAATACGTAACGTATCTGTATATGCTAATAACAATGCAGGTGTTATTATTAGTGGAGGCCAAGGTACAGTTTCTCATTCACTTTTGGGTGTTAATGCTGTTGGTGCTAATGCAGGTAATATTGATTATGGTGTAGAAGTTACAGGAGGAGATGCTACAATAGATTCAAATTTTATAACAACAAACTCCAATGCAGGTATACAAATTAGGGGAGGTTCTTCTGTACTTGTTCAAAATAATCATTTAACAGAAAATGGAACAGGGGCTTGCTTTGATAATATATTTATTGATGGGGGAAATAATATAACAATTACGCAAAATTTAATAGAAAAAGCCGGAGCACTAGGTATTGAAGTTGAAGATGTAGACGATGTTGTTGTTTTAGAAAATACAATTAAAACCTCTGGACAGAATGGAGGGAATTGTAGTGGTGTAATTGAAAATGCAGGTATAAAAATTGATGGCAATAATGCCGCAATTACTAACAATATAATAACATCTAATGGTGGTGCAGGTATAGTAATAGCAGGAGGTAATACTAGTGGAAATTTAATATCTAGGAATTCAATATTTGCTAACGGAACTACAAGCCATGCTTTAGGTATAGACTTAGATGCAGGTAATGCTGTTGGTGATGGCGTAACTATTAATGATAACGGAGATGCAGATAGTGGGCCTAACGGTTTAGCTAACTTTGCAGTAATATCTAATGCATTTGTATCTGGATCTAACATTATAGTAGAGGGTTGGTCTAGACCAGGCGCTACCATAGAGTTGTTTTTAACAGATATTAATGAAGGAACTGCAAATACAGGAGACAATAGTTTAGGTATGGTTACAGATTATGGAGAAGGACAAGTGTTTATCGGTTCTATGGTAGAAGGTAGTTCGTCAGATCAATTTCCTAATACTTCTTCTTATTCAGATGATGATGGAAATAATGATACTACAAATAAATTTAGGTTTGTAATTCCAAAACCAGCATCTGTAACTGTTGGAAATTTTGTAACTACTACAGCAACAATTTCAAATTCTACTTCAGAGTTTTCTCCCTTTGTAGTGTTAAAAGTTTTTAATGCTATTACAAATAGAAATATTACGTACAGAATAAAAGGAAATTAA
- a CDS encoding OmpA family protein has protein sequence MVKKIIVLLAILFFAVGNISAQEKLIEKANNKYKSYAFSPAIDIYTKVIEKGFVSAELLGKLANSYYFNADYKNASVIYKRLVTEFEADVTAEQYFKYAQTLRTLGEYDESNAILEKFYDVASSGDKALFSKDTVASSEKIKANTDKFKISKFKYNSAHNEFAPTFFKEGLLFSSDRDTGNFAKYRHTWNSRDFLDLYKVNVDSVSLDKVAKLDKNVNTRYHESTSAITKDGTTMYFTRNNYKDGKRVKDSDGVVRLKIFRADYVDGMWTNITELPFNSDSYSVAHPALSSDEKTLYFASNMPGTLGQSDIFSVSINDDNTFGTPVNLGNKINTEERETFPYVSNEDILYFSSDGHLGLGGLDIFATKIANNNFAGSIVNVGEPVNSNMDDFTFIFDSENRNGYFASNRKGGIGEDDIYALVENEPLVLDCVQEITGTVRDKISNEILVGAAIKVIDENNEEISSTIMSSKGVYNITLDCNQGNFVRAVVEGYVPSEKYLNKSNGEPQVIDFYLERDKVTAGAGDDLAKLLQLSTIYFDLNKFDIRPDAEIEIQKVIVAMEKFPSLKIKVNSHTDSRGKDSYNLWLSQKRAEATVNYMISKGIDASRLQGEGFGETKLVNKCENGVPCTVKEHQLNRRSEFIIIE, from the coding sequence ATGGTTAAGAAAATTATAGTTTTACTTGCTATACTGTTTTTTGCTGTTGGTAACATTAGTGCCCAAGAGAAATTAATAGAAAAGGCAAATAATAAATACAAAAGTTACGCTTTTAGTCCTGCAATAGATATTTACACTAAAGTTATAGAAAAGGGGTTTGTATCTGCAGAATTATTAGGCAAATTAGCTAACTCATATTATTTTAATGCAGATTATAAAAACGCATCCGTAATATATAAAAGATTAGTAACAGAGTTTGAGGCAGATGTTACAGCAGAACAATATTTTAAGTATGCACAAACGCTAAGAACCTTAGGTGAGTATGATGAATCTAATGCTATTTTAGAGAAGTTTTATGATGTTGCATCTTCTGGAGATAAAGCCTTATTTTCTAAAGATACAGTTGCTTCATCAGAAAAAATTAAAGCCAATACAGACAAATTCAAAATTTCAAAATTTAAGTACAATAGTGCGCATAATGAGTTTGCCCCAACTTTCTTTAAAGAAGGCTTACTTTTCTCATCAGATAGAGATACAGGAAATTTTGCAAAATATAGGCATACTTGGAACTCAAGAGACTTTTTAGATTTATACAAAGTAAACGTAGATAGTGTGTCTTTAGATAAGGTTGCAAAGTTAGATAAAAATGTAAACACAAGATATCATGAATCTACTTCTGCAATTACAAAAGACGGTACTACAATGTACTTTACCAGAAACAATTATAAAGATGGTAAAAGAGTAAAAGATAGTGATGGTGTAGTAAGATTAAAAATATTTAGGGCAGATTATGTAGATGGAATGTGGACAAATATTACAGAATTACCTTTTAATAGTGATAGTTATTCTGTAGCTCACCCTGCATTAAGTAGTGATGAAAAAACATTGTACTTTGCATCTAATATGCCAGGGACTCTTGGTCAGTCTGATATTTTCAGTGTTAGTATTAATGATGACAATACATTTGGAACACCTGTAAACCTTGGTAATAAAATAAATACAGAAGAAAGAGAAACGTTCCCTTATGTATCTAATGAAGATATTTTGTATTTTTCTTCAGATGGTCATTTAGGCCTTGGAGGCTTAGATATTTTTGCTACCAAAATAGCCAATAATAACTTTGCAGGTTCTATTGTAAATGTTGGCGAGCCAGTAAATAGTAATATGGACGACTTTACGTTTATTTTTGATAGTGAAAATAGAAATGGATATTTTGCTTCTAACAGAAAAGGCGGTATAGGAGAAGATGATATTTATGCTCTTGTAGAAAATGAACCGTTAGTGTTAGATTGTGTACAGGAAATTACAGGAACAGTTAGAGATAAAATTTCTAACGAAATTTTGGTTGGAGCAGCAATAAAAGTTATAGATGAAAATAACGAAGAAATATCATCAACAATAATGAGCTCTAAAGGTGTATACAATATTACATTAGATTGTAATCAAGGTAACTTTGTTAGAGCAGTTGTAGAAGGGTATGTGCCATCAGAAAAATATTTAAACAAATCTAATGGAGAGCCACAGGTTATTGATTTTTATTTAGAGAGAGATAAGGTAACTGCTGGGGCAGGAGACGATTTAGCAAAACTATTACAATTAAGTACTATTTATTTTGATTTAAATAAGTTTGATATTAGACCAGACGCAGAGATTGAAATACAAAAAGTAATAGTTGCAATGGAAAAATTTCCTAGTTTAAAAATTAAAGTGAACTCACATACAGACAGTAGAGGAAAAGATTCTTACAACTTATGGTTGTCTCAAAAAAGAGCAGAAGCCACAGTAAATTATATGATATCTAAAGGTATTGATGCAAGTCGTTTGCAAGGAGAAGGTTTTGGAGAAACTAAACTTGTAAATAAATGTGAAAATGGTGTGCCTTGTACAGTAAAAGAACATCAATTAAATAGAAGATCAGAATTCATTATTATAGAATAG
- a CDS encoding PorP/SprF family type IX secretion system membrane protein, with translation MIKRSILATIILVILVLDSVSAQQDAQYTQYMFNTLAVNPAYAGSRGQLSIAALYRSQWVGLDGAPKTQTINLHSPIRNSNLGYGVSIVNDQIGDGVVQETYIDGTVSYTLKLAQDRKLSFGVKVGGNLLNLDFEKLRKIDDEVVETDNIDNKFSPNFGLGFYYHTNKFYLGVSAPNLVETDHFDNSNRDSDGVQFLSKDKVNLYAITGYVFDLNNTLKFKPAVLTKVVSGAPLQVDLSANFMFNEKFTFGAAYRWDAAVSAMAGFQLSDQLMLGLAYDKETTELGGTQFNDGSFEVFMRFELVRAFEKLVSPRFF, from the coding sequence ATGATAAAAAGAAGCATTCTAGCAACAATTATATTAGTAATCCTTGTTTTAGATAGTGTTAGTGCACAACAAGATGCGCAATACACACAATATATGTTTAATACTTTAGCTGTAAACCCGGCATATGCAGGCTCTAGAGGGCAATTAAGTATAGCTGCATTATATAGGTCTCAATGGGTGGGTCTAGATGGTGCACCAAAAACTCAGACTATAAATTTACACTCTCCAATAAGGAACAGTAATTTAGGATATGGCGTGTCTATAGTTAATGACCAAATTGGAGATGGTGTTGTACAGGAAACATATATAGATGGTACAGTATCATACACATTAAAACTTGCCCAAGACAGAAAGCTGTCTTTTGGAGTTAAAGTAGGTGGTAACTTATTAAACTTAGATTTTGAAAAACTAAGAAAAATAGATGACGAAGTAGTAGAAACAGATAATATAGATAATAAATTTTCTCCAAATTTTGGGTTGGGTTTTTACTATCATACAAACAAGTTTTACTTAGGGGTATCTGCTCCTAATTTAGTAGAAACAGATCATTTTGATAATAGCAATAGAGACTCAGACGGTGTTCAGTTTTTATCTAAGGATAAGGTAAATTTATATGCTATAACAGGTTATGTTTTTGACCTAAATAATACATTAAAATTTAAACCAGCAGTACTAACTAAAGTAGTTAGTGGTGCACCACTTCAGGTAGATTTATCAGCAAACTTTATGTTTAACGAGAAATTTACATTTGGAGCAGCTTACAGATGGGATGCAGCTGTAAGTGCAATGGCTGGTTTTCAATTGTCAGACCAACTTATGCTTGGTTTAGCATATGATAAAGAGACAACAGAACTGGGAGGTACACAATTTAATGATGGCTCTTTTGAAGTATTTATGAGGTTTGAATTGGTTAGAGCTTTTGAAAAGCTAGTTTCACCTAGATTCTTCTAA